The following are encoded in a window of Candidatus Nitrosotalea sinensis genomic DNA:
- a CDS encoding DUF167 domain-containing protein produces the protein MLYKVSVSFHKDFIKITGDQMELGIMAKPVKGKANLEIIKKVAEHFGVSKSKIRIVSGEKSQDKIIEVMS, from the coding sequence GTGCTCTACAAGGTATCGGTGTCGTTTCACAAAGACTTTATCAAAATTACAGGTGATCAAATGGAGCTTGGTATAATGGCCAAACCTGTAAAGGGAAAGGCAAATCTTGAAATCATAAAAAAAGTTGCAGAGCACTTTGGAGTCTCAAAATCTAAAATACGGATTGTGTCTGGGGAAAAATCACAAGACAAGATAATTGAAGTCATGTCTTGA
- a CDS encoding YqaA family protein: MTEIIHSVFRDALFIKYGLLGLFFNGVFSSFIPIPTELTVSALLLGGIDPFEIFLTLTVGSIIGGYIAYYLGYNGRLLKKLRKTPEKKYEQKGISIMSRYGWSTVIFLSPWIPIVGDIVSIVAGTKRYNIVKYTIFMTTGKTVKAIAIVFFGVHFIRWLVHVFH, translated from the coding sequence ATGACTGAAATTATCCATTCGGTATTTCGTGATGCATTGTTTATCAAGTATGGCCTTTTGGGACTTTTTTTCAATGGAGTATTCTCAAGTTTCATCCCAATACCTACAGAATTGACAGTATCTGCCCTGTTACTTGGCGGAATTGATCCATTTGAGATATTTTTAACACTTACAGTCGGCTCCATAATTGGGGGATACATTGCGTATTACTTGGGGTACAACGGGCGATTGCTAAAAAAACTCAGAAAAACTCCAGAGAAAAAATATGAACAGAAAGGTATCTCAATAATGTCAAGATACGGATGGTCCACAGTAATTTTCTTGTCACCATGGATTCCAATTGTTGGAGATATTGTATCAATAGTAGCTGGAACAAAAAGATACAACATTGTAAAATACACAATATTTATGACAACTGGTAAAACCGTAAAGGCAATTGCAATCGTATTTTTTGGAGTTCATTTTATACGATGGTTGGTTCACGTTTTTCACTAA